Proteins from a single region of Corylus avellana chromosome ca11, CavTom2PMs-1.0:
- the LOC132166552 gene encoding RING-H2 finger protein ATL16-like: MAPNQPNPTSESAFPILAIAVLCIMATAFLLVGYYIFVTKCCSNWHQDNLRRWFSVLQARQNEDPFIAFSPTMWNHGLDESVIREIPTFQFKREGDQARGVCCVVCLNEFQEQDMLRVLPKCSHAFHLDCIDIWLQSNANCPLCRSSISGTSRYRVDHIVAPSSSPQDSQLLSSSLMGSDEDFVVIELGGEDEITLPQRQQERNDSVLEVPVLQPRSHSPRKLEKKPGNLKARKFHHVSIMGDECIDVRKKDDQFFIQPIRRSFSMDSAADQQLYLTVQAIVQQNRHQSEVSTSEDCDSRGRRSFFPFRHCRGSRNAILPTECEL, translated from the coding sequence ATGGCACCAAACCAGCCAAACCCAACTTCAGAGTCTGCTTTTCCCATATTAGCCATTGCTGTGCTATGCATCATGGCCACAGCTTTCTTACTTGTTGGCTACTACATCTTTGTGACCAAGTGCTGCTCAAATTGGCATCAAGATAATCTGCGGAGATGGTTTTCTGTACTGCAGGCTCGTCAAAATGAAGATCCCTTTATAGCTTTCTCCCCCACAATGTGGAATCACGGGCTTGATGAATCGGTAATTCGTGAAATCCCAACTTTTCAATTCAAAAGAGAAGGTGATCAGGCGAGAGGTGTCTGCTGTGTGGTTTGTTTGAATGAGTTCCAAGAACAGGATATGCTTAGAGTTCTTCCCAAATGCAGCCATGCATTCCACTTGGATTGCATTGACATATGGCTTCAAAGCAATGCCAATTGTCCTCTCTGCAGATCAAGCATTTCCGGGACAAGCCGGTATCGGGTCGATCATATCGTTGCGCCGAGCTCTTCACCACAGGACTCTCAGCTCTTGTCCAGTAGTCTCATGGGCAGTGATGAAGATTTTGTGGTAATTGAACTGGGTGGAGAAGATGAAATCACATTACCACAAAggcaacaagaaagaaatgattCAGTACTAGAAGTTCCAGTGCTGCAGCCTAGAAGTCATTCACCAAGAAAGTTGGAAAAGAAGCCAGGAAACTTAAAAGCAAGAAAGTTCCACCATGTTTCTATCATGGGTGATGAGTGCATTGAtgtaagaaagaaagatgatcaattttttattcaacCTATCAGAAGATCTTTCTCAATGGATTCTGCAGCTGATCAACAACTTTACTTAACCGTTCAAGCGATCGTTCAACAAAATCGGCATCAGAGCGAGGTTAGCACAAGTGAAGATTGTGATAGCAGAGGTCGAAGATCGTTCTTTCCATTTAGACATTGCAGAGGATCCAGAAATGCAATTCTTCCCACAGAGTGTGAGTTGTAA